The Psychrobacillus sp. FSL K6-2836 nucleotide sequence CGTTTCTAACCACGGAGGTCGTCAATTAGATGGTGTAATTGCGAGCATCGATGCCCTTCCAGAAGTAGTTCGAGTTGTAAATGGTCGAATTCCTGTTTTATTTGATAGTGGAATAAGAAGAGGTTCTGACGCAGTAAAGGCTTTAGCACTTGGTGCAACTGCAGTCTGTATAGGCCGTCCAGTAATTTGGGGTTTAGCTGCTGGAGGTCAAGAAGGTGTAGAACGTGTTTTAGAGAATTTCCTACAAGAGACCAGAGTTTCCATTTCCTTGAGTGGTGCTCGTAATTTAGAGGAAGTAAAGAAACTTCAGCTATTAAAAGATTAAGGGAAAAATAAGGTGGTAGATAGACGATGGAACAAGCATTAAAAGGTATGAAAGTACTGGATTTATCACAGGTTCTCGCTGGACCCTATTGCACGATGGTTTTAGCAGATATGGGTGCGGATGTTATCAAAGTAGAAAAATACCCAAATGGTGACGACACTAGAAGCATGGGGCCGTATATAAATGAAGAAAGCTATATGTATATGATGGTAAATCGTAACAAACGCGGAATCTGTCTAAATTTAAAAACAGAACAAGGTTTAGAGGTATTATATAAACTTATTAAAGAGGCAGATGTTTTTATCGAAAATTATCGTCCAGGTGTTACGAAGAAACTTGGAATTGATTATGATACGTTGAAAGCTTTAAACCCGGCTTTGATATATTGTTCTATTTCCGGCTATGGTCAAACAGGCCCTTATAAAGATAAGGGTGGGTATGATATTATGGCCCAAGGGCTTTCTGGGCTGATCGATATGACTGGAGAAAAAGGAGGAAAACCTGTCAAAGTTGGTATTGCTATACATGATATTGCAGCAGCACAAACGGCCATCCAATCTATTTTATCCGCCTATATTTATCGCCTCAAAAAAGGCACGGGACAATATATTGATGTCTCTTTAGTAGATTCGGGTCTAGCATGGACTGTGTGGGAAGCTGCAGCTTATTTTGGTAAAGGTGAAGTACCCCAAAGAAATGGCACGGCACATCGTGTTTCTGCACCCTACCAAGGCTATAAAACAAAGGATGGATTTATCCTTATTGGTGCAGGAAATCAGAGGCTTTGGGAAAAGTTTTGCCTACATGTTGTCCAAAAACCAGAATGGCTTACAGATGAACGATTTTTAACAAATAGTATTCGAGCAAAAAATGCTAGTCAACTTGAGGTTGAAATAGAGGAAGTTTTCGGAGAACATCCCTCCTCATTCTGGCTAGAGTTATTAGATGCTGGCGGCGTCCCTTCTGGACCTATCTATTCGTATGATCAAACACTGAATGATGAACATATTTTATCGAGAGATATGATATTAGATTACGAGCATCCTGTAGCAGGAGCAATGAAAACTCTAGGGTTTCCGGCTAAATTCTCCGAAACACCCGGACAATTCAAATATGCCGCCCCACTTCTTGGTCAGCATAACAAAGAAATACTTACGGAGCTTGGATACACAGAAGACGAAGTACATACATTCATGTCTGATAAAGTTTTGAATGGATAATTGATGGGCGCTTAAAGCAGTTTTTATGGGCTATCTTGCTTAATTTAAGGACTATTTAGAGATATTTATGGGTTATTTTCAACACTTTATGGGTTATACAAAAAAAGAGACTGGGACAGAAGTAGAAATTTTATTGGATAAGGAGAAACCTTTACTAAATAATGGATATTTAATAAAATTGATTGAAATGGAGGGGCGACTCCTACGGGAATAGCGTGACGCCTGAGACTACAGGCTCAGGCCACGCCCGTGGAAAGCGTCCCTGGAATGGAAATCAATTTTGTGCACAGCAAAAAAAACAGCATTTTTCTCACAGAGAAAAATGCTGTTTTGGGGTTCTGTCCCAGCCTCTAAATTATTGGCTGCAATAATGTCCAAATTACTTTTCCTTCTTCGGGACTATCTGGAGTTATAGCGATAGAATTTGGATATGGTAAAACGGGTGCTTTTATACGATAATAGTTTGCTACATATGAATTATCATCCATTGCCATTTCATAAGCATCCTGTGTTTCTTTCGAGAAGAAGCTTTTCTTTTTTTCTATTGTCCAACGGAACCAGCTAAAAAAAGCATTATCTGAATCCTGGTAATGACTCATTAAACTCTCTGCTTCCTCTATTTTGTTTAATGCAATTAATGTAGCAACTGCAGGATAACGTGCGCCTTGATGATCAGATGGATTTAATTGTAGAATTTTATTTAATAGATTAAACGCCTCTTTGAATTTTTTCTGCTCAAAACACGATATTCCGTATTTAAACAAGGCTCTTAAATAAGGTCTGTTCGGCAAATAACCCCATACAACTTCAAAATTTGGATCAAATTGCTTTTCTCCAATACGTATCGCTTCTTCGAAATGGGCAGACTGTTCTGTTTCTTCTATATAATCTATTTTTAACAATATCGCATCAACATTTTGTGGATCAAGCTCATAAGCAAGAGAAGCTAGTCGTCTCTTTTCTATCAAATCAGTAGATATATACGCTTCATACGCATACTTTTGCGATGCTTCTTTATCATTTGCTGGGTTAAATTCTTTGTCTTTATAAATATCAATATATCTACTCATCTCTTTCTCGTTTTTAACCGAAACTTTGCTGAGATGCATACCCATTTTCCAGTTTGAAAATTCTACTAGGTTTGCATTTGTTCCAACTTCAAACGCAAAAACAGGATTCGGGTTTAAATTTTCTTTTGATATTTCATTCTCATAAAACTCCGTGAATAATCCTTCATATTTGTTTGCTGTACTAGGTGATACATCTAAAAACGATGAGATTTCTTTTTTTGTCCAACTATATGGAATGATTGAATTCAGCATACCAAATTGCAATGCTCCTGCCACTAATGCAGTAGGTTTCAGCATGCTCCTCGGAATTCCTCTTCTTTGGATATATTCGATAAAGATATACATTAGCTTATCACTTTTAATATCCATTTCTACTAAACTAGTATGTAAAATAGAAATAAGCTCTAGCTCTTCTTCATTAAATAACTCCTCGATGGCAGATTCTTTATCTCCTAATATTACATAACACTCTATTATATATTTATTGTAAAAATCAGCGACTGATTCACTATTACTGTTGTTATACAAAAGTTTCACACGCTCAACTAGCGCTTCATCTTTCGCAGGGAATACGATTAAAGAATTTAATAGCTTATAGTATCTTTCTTGTTGCCTGGAATCTAAAAGAAAATGTCCGAAAATAAAGTCTCCAACACCACCCTCGAATGGATTTGGAATTTCTATTACTACCTTTTCTTCCGAAAATACATCAACAACTTCTGCACTATTATTATTGATTTGTGAAATAGTTCCAAGTATTACATGAGGTTTCATCCAACCTTCTAATACAGTTTGAACTCTCGGTCTTTTCGATTTAGCCGATTCTCGTTCTAAATGCAATTCCCAAATATCTACACGACGATTAAAGTAATAACAGTCTCCCATAATCGCACTCACTTTATCATTTTCGAATCGATCTGATAAATATTCCTCTCTGTCGCCAATCCACCTATAAATTTCATTTGTTTCCTGTTTAGTTGGGTGAGCATGAAAAAAGTTTAGTAGCACTTGTTCTAATTCTTTATTTACTTCTTCATCTATTGAAATGATATTTTCTTTATTTAAACAGCAAGCTTTATATTTTTTCCCACTATTACATGGACAAGGGTCATTTCTACCAGTCATTTGTTAATCTCCTTTACATCGAACTATACTTTCAAGCCGTTACAACATTAAAATAATAGTCGTTCTTCGTCTCTACTATGAATTTCATTGACTGTCAGAAGTGCGTAAAATCGTTGAATCACTGCCTCATTTAAACCATGCTCACTTCGAATTTCCTTAATATCTTTTGCAATAATTCGGAGTAAATCATGGTCTCTTTCTAGTTTTATAACAACATCTCTTAGAGCAGGATTTTCTTCCACTTTTTCTTGATAGAATCCTGACTCCTCAGCATCTGCATGACTAATAACTCTTGTCTCCCAATAATCTAATAAGTCATCCGCAGCTAAATTTGCCGCTTCTAGCTCACGTGATTTCAATAATTCTAAAAAATTATTCGTTTTTTGTATTGCCCCAGAAAGTCCACCCTCATGAATTGCATGATGTGAATGTAGTTGTTTCAATGCTGGCCCTGGTTTAGTCATGTTCATCCTCCTTTTTATCCCCCAATATAGGACATATTTATTTTCGTACGATTTTTAGCGGTTTCTTCTGTTCTTTCATCAGAATACCGATCTGTTCTACGCTCCCACACATTTTTGATAGCTTTCGCTAACTCATCATCTGTAGCTCCACTTCGGATGAGCTCTCGTAAGTCAAATCCATTAGTAGCAAATAAACATGTATAAAACTTTCCATCCGATGAAAGTCTTGCTCTAGTACAGGACGAACAAAAAGATTCTGAAACAGAAGTGATAAAACCTACTTGAGATTCAGTTCCTGCATATTGATAACGTTCTGCAACTTCACCAAAATAGTCTTTATCAACAGGCTTCAAATCAAATTCTTCTTGAAGCATTGTTAAAATTTGTTTTTTCGTTATCACTTTTTCAAAACTCCAGGCATTATCATTCCCTACATCCATAAATTCGATAAAGCGGAGTGTAATTCCTTGTTCTTTAAAATACTTAGCCATTGGAATAATCTCTTGATCATTCACATTTTTTTGTACGACCATATTTACTTTGATTTCAAAACCAAGATTCTTGGCAAATTGTATATTTTCTAAAATGAAGGAAGGTTTTATACCTCTTCCATTGAGATTTCCAAATAAGTTTTCATCTAATGCATCCAGACTAATATTGAGTCTAGTTAATCCAGCCTCTTTCAATTTTTGACCATATTGCTTCAATAGTACTCCGTTTGTTGTTAGACCTACGTCTTTAATATTGTTCAAAGTGAGTAATTTTTTAACCAACTCATCTATATTTCTTCGCATTAATGGCTCTCCACCCGTTAAGCGGATTTTTTTCACACCAAAACTTTCAAAGATTTTTGCCAATCTTTCCATTTCTTCAAACGTTAATAATTCTTCTCGAGGTAAAAATACATAGTCATCACCGAAAATTTCTTTAGGCATGCAATATGAACAACGGAAATTACAGCGATCGGTTACTGAAATTCGCAGATCTCTCATTGGCCTATTTAATTGATCTCGCAATATATTAACCGACATACATTTCACTTCCTTTTCATAGAGGTTTATTTATATTTTGGAACACTGTCGCTGGTTTATCACTAATCTGATTTGCTAAAATCCATTCTGTATCTACAGCTGACATAAACTGCATTACACTTAGGTTTTTATTCATTAAAGTTTGATATATTTTTTCTTTTAAACTGCTATTCCATATACTTACAAGCGGATGAAATATTTCATCTTGTTTTACGGCTTTTATGTCTCCAGTAGATGGAAAAAGAGTTAACTGCTTTAACTCTTTTCTTGTTATAAATGGCATGTCGCACGGAAGTACTACATATTGATCTGCATTTATAATGTCCATACCTGTATAGATACCGGCTAGAGGTCCATCCCCAGAAAACCTATGATCATCAGTAGATAAAAAAAGATTCTTTGGAAATAAAGGCAATAACTCTTCCCTCGTAATGATAATTACGTCATCACATACTTTATCTAATGCTGCATAAGCCCATTCATAAAAATACTGATCCTTCAATTTTGCAAATGCTTTTGGTGAACCAAATCTCCGGGACCTACCTCCCGCAAGTAAAATTCCAACCGTTTCCATCATCCGCCACTAACTGGTGGAATTAAGGCAATGATGTCTTTTTCTTCAATAATATCATCTAATAAGGCATATTCTTCATTGATAGCTACTTGAATTATTCCATCTGCCAGTCCTTCATATTTACGTCGAAGTTCCTCTAATAATTGTTTCACTGTTTTTCCTGCAAATGTAAACTCTTCTTTATCTACGCCTGTCTTTTCCTTCAAACCTGCAAAATACAATACTGTAATCATTTCAATTCTCCTTCCACTACTGGCATTTGTTTTTGGTCTCCTATCCATTCCTGTCCGTTCTCCCAAATTTCTTTCTTCCATATTGGTACAATTTCTTTTATACGCTCAATGGCATATTCATTTGCTTCATATGCGACCTTCCGATGTGGTGATGAAACTGCGATAACGACTGCAATATCCGAAATTTCTAATTTTCCAATTCGATGTGCTATCGCTACTTTTGTGTTTGGCCATTGTTCTTCAATTTCTTTCCCAATTTGTGCTAGTTTTTTTTCGGCCATCGGTATATATGCCTCATAAGAAAGATAAATAGTTCTTACTCCCTTTGTCCATTCCCGAACATGACCTGTAAATACGGTTACTGCTCCTGCAGAAGCATGGAGCACAGCTTTTCTATAAGGTTCTGGATCTATCTCCGTTTCAACGATTTCAAATAGTTTCAAGCTTATCTCCACCAATCCAATCTATTAACCATTCGTTTAATAGAACTGTATTTTCTATATGTATCATAGGATAATTATCAATTTTCAGTTCGCCATGTACGATTACACAAACGATATTCGTTAGATGTTGAAGTGTCTCCCAATCTTTTAGCTCTTTAATAATAACTACTTTGTCGTAGTCTTCCTGTTTGTATCCTTCAATAATAATTATTTCGGGATTACTAATCGCGGCTAATTGTACTAATTGCTTCAGCGTCCAATTATTCTTTAATTGATGCATTTGAATTGATTGGTCATCAACTGCAATTGAGCAAGTTGCTCCAGAATGAAAAAACTTCATGCTATCTGTTTTATCGCTTGGAAAGTCTAAACCATTAGCATGTCCATGATGCTTAATAACAGAAACCTCTTTCTCTATTGAAACGAGTTCCTTTACCCAATTTTCGATTAAAGTTGTCTTTCTACTATTTTTATACCCTACAACTTGTAAAATACTCACGGCATCCATGTTGAAATACCATTTTCATTTCCCAATAACAGAACATCTACTAAGTCACCTGCTACAAAGTTTCGGGTCCCACCTGGGAGTACTATCAACGCATTTCCTCTTGCAATAGAAGACACTGCGTTAGATTTGTTAAAGCCTGCGGGAGTTATAATTGCCTCATTCCCTTCGAACCTATACACACTTCGAACAAATCGAGTGAACGGATTAGGCTTCAAAAAGTCCTCTGTCAATTTTGCCTTTGTATGAGGAGTATAGGGCGAATTATTTAGCATCATATTTTCAATGGCTGGTTTTGCAAACAATTCATACCCAGTAAAGCAAGCAGAAGGGTTACCCGAAAGTCCAAACAGTAATTTACCATTCGCAAATGCTGCAGTTGTCACACTACCAGGTCGCATCGCTACTTTGTTAAATAATACTTCCGCCTGTAGTCTATGATAAATTTCTGGCAAATGATCGAAATCACCTACAGAAACCCCTCCTGTTGTTATAACACAGTCAGTTTCTTCCAATGCAGTTTTCACTAGTCGATAACAGCTTTCTAAATCATCCGAAAGAATTCCATAATATCGAGATTCAATACCCCGTCTTTTTAACTGAGCTTCAATCATCGGTCCATTGCTATTACGAATTTTTCCTGGTTCTAGTTCATCTTCAACTCCTAGAAGTTCAGTCCCCGTGCAAAGAATACCAACAACAGGTTTTTTCCTAACTTTCACTTTTGCATACCCAAAAGTTGCTAAAAGTGCAATTATTCCTGGATGGATAAAAGTTCCAGATGGTATCAACATTTCTCCCTTTTTCGAGTCTTCACCCTGTAAAGAAACGTTTTCAAGCGGTTTAAATGCCTTGCGAATAGTAAAGGATTCTTCGCTTTCCACCGTTTGCTCTAACATTACAACTGCATCTGCCCCTTTTGGAATAGGAGCTCCAGTCATAATACGTACTGCTTCTGACTTGCCAAGAGCATGATTAGAAACTTGTCCAGCTCCAATATGATCTTTCACTCTAAATTGAATACGATTATCTCCGCTTGCACCAATCGAATCTTCCGAACGGATTGCAAAGCCATCATATGGAGAATTATTAAATGAAGGTACATCATGCTTTGCAATAATTGGTTCTGCCAAAATGTATCCATAACTATCCGAAAGGGTAATTTCGATTATTGGCAAAGCATTTGCCTTGTCCATTACTCGTTCGATGGCATCCCTCACCGTAATTGGCTTTCTGATTTCTACCATTTTTAACAACTCCTTCTACTACACATGCTATAATTTGTTTATCCCGGTTTAACAGGCTGTAATACACCCCTCAACTTTTTTAGAGAAAATGAAAAATTGGAGGGGGATAAACAGCCTGTAAATCCCCGATTGGTTCGGGCCAACATGATGTTGGTCACTCAGGCATTGCCGCACGATGCGGCGTTATTTGCCTGAGTTCCATTTTCCATCAGTGTGGGATGAAGACCCCCCCACTGATGGAAGTTTCACTTTATCCCACTTGAAAGGATGTAAATAATGTCAGAACTTACACACTTTAATGAACAAGGGCGAGCAAAGATGGTAGATATTTCGGATAAAAACGAAACAACTAGAACCGCTGTTGCCGTTTCCTCTGTCACTGTAAATGATACTATTAAAAGCCAAATCACCGAAGGTACCAATAAAAAAGGAGATGTATTTGCAGTTGCACAAGTAGCAGGTATAATGGCTGCAAAAAATACTTCTTCAATAATACCAATGTGTCATCCAATTCTCTTGTCAGGAATAAATATTACATTCGAATGGTCTAGTAATGATTCAAATGTCATTAATATTCAATCAGAAGTAAAAACTATTGGTTCTACTGGTGTTGAAATGGAAGCACTTGTAGCTGCATCCGCAGCAGCTTTAACTATTTACGATATGTGTAAGGCGGGTGGCAAAGATATGGTTATCGGATCTACTATGCTATTATCCAAAACTGGTGGCAAAAATGGCGATTATCAACGGGGAAACTAGTCTCTAGTTTCTCGTTTTTATTTCGTTAATTCGAATACGATATGTTCAAGTTCTGGGAGAATCAGCTTGTTCATCGCTAACTTGATAGCTCCGACCGAACCCGGTAGAACAAATACAGCTTTATCATTTACCACTCCGGCAACCGAACGACTAAGCATTGCTTTAGTTCCTACATCCTCTGTAAAACTTAGAAACCGAAATAATTCTCCAAAACCACTAATCTCTTTAGTAAAGCTAGGTTGTATCGCTTCAATTGTACAATCCCTTATCGCGATGCCTGTCCCACCAGTTGTAATAATGACATCTATATTGTCTTTTTTTGTCCAGGCTTTGAGTATAGCTTGAATTTCATTTATTTCATCCTTACATATTAACTTCTCCACTACATGTACAGATGCCTGCTCCAATAATTGAGAAATTAATAATCCGCCTTTATCTGTTTCTTCTGTTCTAGTATCGCTTACTGTTAAAATTACAGCGTGTATTGTGCGATTTAATGCAAATTGAGTTGACAATCGTTCCAGTCTCCCATCATTTTATCCAAAAATTTCTGTGTATAGTCTTCTACCTAGGTTTACATCTTTAATACCATGTATTAGTAATCTTCCATCTCCGAATAATACCATTCTATATTGTTCTCGCTGGAATTCTACAAAGTAAGGAGTTCTTTTTTTGAAAGCTTTTATATTTTTCGCTATTTTTTCTGCGTCTTGTAACGTAACTTTCCTACCCGGACTTGGTAAAACTTGCACCGCATCTCTTCCACATAACACGGCATATTGTGATTGTTGATCTCTTTCTAGTGAAGGAAAAGTCGCATGTTCACTACATGTTTCACATGTTTCATTTTTCACCTTCGAAATACCAATATCTAAAAACGTATTATTCCAACAGTCAAAATGATGAACCTTAGTACGAACAGCTTTAAGGTTTCCTGTTAAAAGTTTTAGAACTTCTGAAGACTGTGTTGCTGCTGTAATTTGTACTGCAGGAGATATTATTCCAACAGTATCACATGTTTCATTTACAGTGGGTAAAACTGGAAGTAAGCATCTGAAACAGGCCGTTTGTTTTGGTATAAAGGGAAAAACCACTCCTGAGCTACCAACACATGCACCATAGATCCAGGGAATATTATGCTTATATGCTGCATCATTGATTAATAATCTTGTTTCAAAGTTATCGGTTGCATCTATTATTACATCCACTCTAGTTGCAAAGTATTCTATTAGCAAATGATCTACATTTTGTAAATAAGTATGCAAAACGACACTAGAGTTTATCGATTTTAATCTTTTCTCAGCTGCAACTACTTTTGGAAGCATTTCCTCTGCATCTTCCTCTGTAAATAGTTGTTGTCTTTGAATATTAGATAACTCCACATAATCCCGATCGGCTATATGTATAGTTCCAACACCTGCCCTTACCAATGTTTCAGAAATTGCTGAACCAAGTGCTCCACAGCCAATAATTGCTACAGCAGCAGCTCCTAAATGATTCTGACCTGTTGCTCCTATTTTTTTAAATAATAGTTGTCTTGAATAACGCGAATCCATTTAAACACATCCTTTTAAGAAAAGCGCATGCGCCTATGTAAGCCCCGACTAGCGATGGAAGGATTTTACGCAAAGGCGTTCTTTGCCTTTTCTAAAATCCTGAAGCGACTCGAGGGGCTAGGCGCAGGAGCTAGATAGATACTGAGAAAAAAGCATATACTTTCTTATCTTCTAAAATAGGGGAAGGCCCCCTATCTTTACGATTGGTTGCCTTCGTTGGTCCGGTGTTCAGTTATATCAGTAAAGGTTCCAACATATCTAACATCTTCACCTGTTTCATCTTTAACTGCACTAATATTTAACCATTCCAAAAATACTTCCCCATTTTTTTTTGTATTCCAAATCTCGCCCTGCCACATTCCATTTTTTTGAATACTTTCCCACATCTCATCGTAAAATGCTTTTTCCTGACGATTAGATTTTAAGATTCTAGGAGTTTTCCCTATAGCTTCATCCTCGCTAAATCCTGTCAATTGTGTGAACGATGGGTTAACTGTAACTATTGTACCTGCTGTATTTGTTACCATAATTCCTTGCCCTGTTGATTTAAATACTTCCTGTGCTAATTTTAATCTATCTTGATAGTACATGAATACAACTAAAACCAAACTTGCCAAGGAAACAGAAGATAGTAACATAAATCCAATTGAATACTGTCCAGTTATAGAGAAAATAGATGCTAATAATAGGGGTGGGAAAAAGCCTCCTAAACCACCCATCATTGAAACAATACCATTAGCAATACCTGCTTGTTTATTGAAATAGAATGGAACTAATTTAAATATTACACCATTTCCTATCCCTGCACTTATACCAATAACTATACATCCAATTGTGTAGAGCATTATGGATGGGGAGAAAGCTAATAATATTGCAGCTATTGTATAGATCGAAAATACACCCATCAAAAGGAATAGCGGCTGAAATTTATCCCCTAACCAACCACCAACTGGTCTGAAAATTGTTGCAACAGCTATAAACCCAGCTGTTCTTAACCCTGCATCGACTTTATCTAATTCGAAGTTACTAACTAGAAAGTTTGGTAGATAAACAGTAAACGCTACAAACGAGCCAAATGTAATGAAATAGAATAATGAGAAAAACCATAGTTTATCATTTTTCCAAACACCTTTAATCTGTTCAATAATAGGTGTTTTTACTTTTACTTCGTGTTTATCCCCTAAAAAGATATTAATAACGATAA carries:
- a CDS encoding nitrate/nitrite transporter, giving the protein MIKKVQLPLQTMNLVLGFMIWVIISSLLPFIKEDIDIPADKIAILTAIPVVLGSILRIPLGYYANVIGARLVFLISFVLLMFPVFYISEASSYIDLMIGGLFLGVGGAVFSVGVTSLPKYYPKEKHGFVNGIYGAGNIGTAISTFAAPMIATQIGWSLTIKLYLVLLLVFIVINIFLGDKHEVKVKTPIIEQIKGVWKNDKLWFFSLFYFITFGSFVAFTVYLPNFLVSNFELDKVDAGLRTAGFIAVATIFRPVGGWLGDKFQPLFLLMGVFSIYTIAAILLAFSPSIMLYTIGCIVIGISAGIGNGVIFKLVPFYFNKQAGIANGIVSMMGGLGGFFPPLLLASIFSITGQYSIGFMLLSSVSLASLVLVVFMYYQDRLKLAQEVFKSTGQGIMVTNTAGTIVTVNPSFTQLTGFSEDEAIGKTPRILKSNRQEKAFYDEMWESIQKNGMWQGEIWNTKKNGEVFLEWLNISAVKDETGEDVRYVGTFTDITEHRTNEGNQS